The following are encoded in a window of Paenibacillaceae bacterium GAS479 genomic DNA:
- a CDS encoding AraC-type DNA-binding protein, with protein sequence MFLKRLTNKPVFNRSLFRKQLLSYFITVLIPTLMIVSVYSYTINEDLKSQLKQTSDNSVQRVSKNIQDLIDQINYFSLQLSFVPDMNRMLKNPPGFTIYDYYQLKEQVRNQVTSSDLFDSVYIYSALNERFMTSGEGLYDADAFFDQPVLEQIRQNANNPFWYQVRDDYITFYKAIPVTESKPLGTLVVNIQKDMFLKTIYNLNNGHDKSVYILDNNSNVISSSTEAEQNAINRLIDNRMKISDTLQKIQMKDGTYFAHIQAVQGNGWTVVNLIPYDVYKELLAAKMSKLLLIVLVVFLIGLAVAYMFAVRMYNPWKKIIEVITGSGNSKPSDDEFLLVSGAISSMIDTIKQNEPVMKDHLISDILRDNVSNNAARLEQAGFAFHEPYFAVIVAVFDAMRPEDEEDPQRKLIIYSMVSETLKKYLPVEGTVLDRSKLGFIVNLPQSGMEDDVRQLIYRCYSEMNAVAQDELNISLQLIVSDAGPTDRLHVAYEQIRRMLNYKAVINRNDIVFLQDHKSELKLVYPLLLQKQLIHSVTAMNIVKANQCVADLFEQYIYKSKYPFEKLQGMIVVLMSSVLNELLKEGHDIGSLNDEVDIFKLNECQNNDELYQFMITHIRKIIGFLEAQQDKQVTNQYVTKTIAFMEANYGSSLSITDIAEQVGVSSGHLSRTFKAETGKSMLEYLTEFRINKSKELLSSRNDSLYEIGQSVGYNDVQSFIRFFKKYEGMTPGEYRKSI encoded by the coding sequence TCTAAAAATATTCAGGATCTAATCGATCAAATTAATTATTTCTCTCTGCAATTATCCTTTGTGCCGGATATGAACCGGATGTTGAAAAACCCGCCGGGATTTACGATTTACGACTATTACCAGTTGAAAGAGCAAGTGCGTAACCAGGTCACTTCCAGTGATTTGTTTGACTCCGTTTATATTTATAGCGCACTCAACGAGAGATTTATGACTTCGGGAGAGGGGCTTTACGACGCGGACGCTTTTTTTGACCAGCCTGTCTTGGAGCAGATTCGCCAGAACGCCAATAATCCATTCTGGTACCAGGTTCGGGATGATTACATTACCTTTTACAAAGCGATTCCGGTCACGGAGTCCAAACCGCTCGGAACGTTAGTCGTTAATATTCAAAAAGATATGTTTTTAAAGACAATCTATAACTTGAATAACGGCCATGATAAAAGTGTGTATATCCTTGACAACAATTCCAATGTGATTTCCTCCAGCACCGAGGCTGAGCAAAATGCGATTAATCGGCTAATCGATAATAGGATGAAAATATCCGATACACTCCAGAAAATTCAGATGAAGGATGGGACTTATTTTGCCCATATCCAAGCTGTGCAGGGTAACGGATGGACGGTTGTAAACCTGATTCCGTACGATGTTTATAAAGAGCTGCTGGCTGCCAAAATGTCCAAGCTGCTGCTGATCGTGCTTGTCGTTTTCTTGATCGGCCTGGCTGTTGCCTATATGTTTGCGGTCAGGATGTACAATCCGTGGAAGAAAATTATAGAGGTCATAACGGGCTCTGGAAATAGCAAACCGTCCGACGATGAATTTCTGCTGGTTAGCGGAGCGATCAGCTCCATGATCGATACGATTAAACAGAACGAACCAGTTATGAAGGATCATTTGATATCGGATATTTTGCGAGACAATGTTTCAAATAATGCTGCAAGACTGGAGCAGGCCGGCTTTGCTTTTCATGAACCGTATTTTGCGGTCATCGTCGCTGTATTTGATGCCATGCGTCCGGAAGACGAAGAAGACCCGCAACGCAAGCTCATTATTTACAGCATGGTGTCGGAGACGCTGAAAAAGTATTTGCCTGTTGAAGGGACCGTTCTGGATCGCAGCAAGCTGGGGTTTATCGTGAATTTACCGCAAAGCGGCATGGAGGATGACGTTCGGCAGCTCATTTATCGCTGTTATTCCGAGATGAACGCGGTCGCACAGGACGAGCTGAACATCTCTCTTCAATTGATTGTCAGCGATGCGGGGCCAACGGACCGGCTGCATGTGGCCTACGAGCAGATTCGCCGAATGTTGAATTACAAGGCGGTCATCAACCGCAACGATATCGTCTTTTTGCAGGACCATAAAAGCGAGCTCAAATTGGTGTATCCGTTGCTGCTGCAAAAGCAGCTTATTCATTCCGTTACGGCGATGAACATAGTCAAAGCCAATCAATGCGTCGCCGATCTGTTCGAGCAGTACATTTACAAATCGAAATATCCGTTCGAGAAGCTGCAGGGAATGATCGTCGTGTTGATGAGCTCTGTGCTGAATGAGCTATTGAAGGAAGGGCATGACATCGGAAGCTTGAACGACGAGGTGGATATTTTCAAATTAAACGAATGCCAAAATAATGATGAGCTGTATCAGTTTATGATCACACATATCCGAAAAATCATCGGTTTTCTCGAAGCGCAGCAGGACAAACAGGTTACGAATCAATATGTGACCAAAACGATTGCCTTTATGGAAGCGAACTACGGGAGCAGTTTGTCCATTACGGATATTGCCGAGCAAGTAGGGGTCAGCAGTGGCCACCTAAGCCGCACATTCAAAGCCGAAACCGGGAAATCCATGCTCGAATATTTAACGGAATTCCGTATTAACAAAAGCAAAGAGCTGTTGAGCAGCCGTAATGATTCCCTGTACGAGATAGGTCAATCAGTCGGTTACAATGATGTTCAAAGTTTTATCCGGTTCTTCAAAAAATATGAAGGCATGACGCCCGGCGAATATCGGAAAAGCATCTAG